Within the Epinephelus lanceolatus isolate andai-2023 chromosome 22, ASM4190304v1, whole genome shotgun sequence genome, the region AATTGCCCTGCTGCTGGCGGCAGATATCGGGGCCCAGTGACAGTGAGGAGGAATATTTGACACCAACCAGAGCTGATGGAGGGGGTCTTCCAAAAGGCCCACCACGATACGCATACTTCTGACTCTCTAGGACAGTTGCTAGGGACTTGAACATGCTGTTTACACCTGTTTGGTGAAGGTGGGGTCTTTGAGGTGGTGGAGAACAAGATGGTGTCTCAGAGTCCTCATCTTCATCGTCCTCATCAGCCTCACTTTTAGTCTGCTCAGGGAGGCCGTATAGTTTGGCCAGGTCACTGTGGCGGTAATTGGTGTTCCCCACTCCCATGTCCATGGACCGTTTAGGGTTGAGAGGTACATTTGGAGATGGTTTAAGGTagtcctcatcctcctcattgAGAGAAGATGTTCGACTGCAAGGGGATGCCAGAGAGCCTTGGCGACTGAGCACAGGAGGGCTTGCGTGTGGATTGGATCCGAAGTCTTCCTGGTTGGGCTGATGCTTCGTTGCTGGAATGAGGTCTGGAGCACACAAGTAGCTCTTGATAGGCTGGACACTAGGAGTAAAGTTATCAAGACCCGAGGACCCAGTCTTTTCACTGTTATACATCTCCTCTTCCTTTTTGATGGATTCATCCAGCATGGCCATAATGTTAGCAAGACCATCGGGGAGCAGTGTGGACATCTCAGACGGCTCTTCCTCAAACTGGGCAGAGTCAGTGCCACAGCTGCTGGCCCTTTCCAAACCACCTCCTGTCATGTGCTTGTTGAGGATTCCCGTcatggagctggagctggaggacAAAGGTGGTGGTGGAAGGTTTTCTCTGGGAAAAGCCTGATAAAGTTTGGGGGGCTCTCTAAGTGCCAAGGCAGGGAGTGAGTGTTGgctgctgtctctctccctgGTCTTTGGGTCTTTGGATTGGATGGGTGCGGCTTGCATTGCCGGGGGCTTGTTGGGGTATACCGACTGGTTCATCCCTGAGGTATTGTGTGTTGATGAGGGACTGAATGTCGTTCCGCCATTGTTGCTCCAcatctccctctgcctctgcttTTCTCTGGCATACTCAGTCTGAGGTGTAAGTGGGGGTGGCCGCAGCCTTTCTACAGGAGTAGTGGCGGTGGGTGTCTGGCCTGGTGGACAGGGGAGTACACCACCGCGGCTCAGCCAGGGGTAAGGGGGTGAAGCCTGGGAGCTGGGGGGCGATGGACCTGAGGGAGGTGCAGCAACAGAAGAGAGGCGAGGAGGTGGGGGTGTGTTGTCGGAGAGCAGTCTCTCTAGATTTTCAATCGCAGTCTGCTCTTTGCCTTTTGTACTGCACAgttcctcctccctcttctgcgccaatctttttttctcctcctctttcctctccagctctctttgttttttcttttcttcctcccgTCTCTCCAgttctctcttctttctctcctgctcctgcctctctgcttctctcctcttcttctcctcctcttgcctctcccactctctcctctttctttcccGCTCCTTTTTCTCCcattctctctttttcctctcctcttcctgcctcttccattctctctttttcctctcctcttcctgcttCTCCCattccctcttttttctctcctcctccagtctCTCAGCTTCTCTCctactcctctcctcttcttgcctcctctttctctcctgctcTTGCCTCTCCcattctctccttctcctctcctcctcctgtcggTCCAgttctctcttcttcctctcctcttccttcttctccagctctttcctttttctctcctcatctTGCTTTTGTCTCATCTCCCATTCTTTCTTctgcctctcctcttctctcatttttctctcttgctcctctctgtccctctttcttctttcttcagcTTGCATGTGACCCTCCAGCTCTGCATCAAGCTTGTCTAAAGCCTCTTCAATGGACTGAGGGACAGAGGTCGGAGCTGCCGTACAAATCTGTGACTTAGAGTATGACTGAGTTGAAGCAAATTCTGACCGATGACCCTGTCTGGAGGAGAGGGCTGGATTGGATGGCTGACGTGCTGTACTGACAGTGGAGTGCGGTGCTGGGCAGTATGTAGTAGGAGAGATAGGAAGAGGATTTGAAACTCTGCTTGTAATCACACTGTCCCCTGCTCTCTGGTGCCCTGAGGAGAACAAAGAAGGTGGTGAGGAAAACGCAGGCGGTTGCTCCACTTCAGCGTGTTCATAGTATGATATCTTCCCCTTCACAGGCCGGGATTTTGTTGGCCCCTGTTGTTGAGGTCTGGGTGGCTCCGGGTGGCGAGGCAGGCTGGCAGTGGCAGTTTGGCCTCTCTGACATCCTGGCTGCAGCAGAGCATCCAGCTGAGAGGTGGGGCTAGTGACGCTTTGCGTAGAGGTTTGGGGTACTGGCTCTGTTCCTCTATGCCAACTGCTattactgctgccattgtttacAGGGCAACCAGCAGAGGGTCGTGTTGTCACCGTGGAGACACCAGCCATAGTTACACttgtagagctgctgctgttgctataGCCACCAATAGAGCAAGACGCTTGGGATATGGGAAGATTGGCGGTGATGACAGGTGTTCGAGTGGAGTTGGTTGGGGGCAGAGGAGGGCTGACATGATGGTGGTGCTGGGAAGGTCCTGGAACCCGACTATCTACCACCTGATTGTGGCTCTGCTGGCGCTGAGGTAGCAGTCCTGGAGGCCTGTAGATGCCTGACTCCtgaagtgacacacacacacacacagcaatttTCACTTAACAAATGTAACAGTGATCACTAATTTAAAAACTGCAGCTGGGTCCACGGATTAATTGTAACCTGTTCATTTCAGAGTAAAAACACCTGCCATGCCAAATGAGCACAGCACTCAGAACTTCATTAAACATGGTACAACTGAGCTGCTACATGAATGACTTATACTCACTAGGGAGTGACTGCTAGGCCTGCTCTGATATCTCCAGGCCTCAGGGGGCCCACTTTGCAGTTGCTGAGGTACTGATGTGCTGCTggcaggaggaggtggtggaggaggagggggaccCTGGTGCCCCAGCCCTGGATGAGGCTGGAAGTGGCTGTAAggcacactgctgctgctgttgttgttgctggttGCAGGAGGGTTTGCTGGTGACGACTGGGCGCGTGGGTGTTGATCTCTGTCTTCCCTGGTTGGGGTAGATGCCGTGTTAGAGGTAGCTTGGCTGCCACCTTGGCCCCCAATGAGAGGGCCTCTCTGGTTCGGAGGACCACGAGGCTCCACGGCCTGGCAGGGTGGAGCTAGCCTCAGTTTGGAGCTGGGGCTGGGGTAGGAGGAATGAGGCGACTGCTGGTTTACAGCCTGAGGTTGGAACGCGTCTTTCTGGAGCTGAGGAGCACATCCCTGGTTGTAGCTTCCCGGAGAGGAGTTTGGTGGAGGGGAGAGGTTTGAAGGGGTGGAAGAGGCAGGAGAGGACTTTTGGGCGTAGCTACCCATtccttgtttgttggtttcctGTTATGATACAGAGGATGATTAGAGTAATATTAAACTAACAAAGGACCTGATCACTGCTGCACTTAAAAGAAAAGCAAATCAATTTTGGGCACGGTGTTATTTACAGCACAGCTAACAATACTTTCTGTTGGGTTCAGACAGCTAATAGAATCAATACATCTTTATGGCTCCACTCAACCCAGTAAAGCTTTTCCCGGTGATTGCGGTCAATAGTAAAATATTAACCCTTGGCTTCAAGTACAATTTCTTTAATGTAGGATATTTTCTTACTGTTCTGAGCTGGAACTCCTGTGATGGCAGGTTCTTGTGGTCAGAAGTCTGAGGCTGCCAAGGGGTGCTGTTGTTCTTGTGAAGGGGGTTCCAGAAGGCAGCTTTTGGAGGGAGGTGGTGTACTGATGACTGGTGCTGAGATAAAGACTGGCCAGGAAAACGCTGCAGCCCAGGATGGGATACCTGCACAGGGAGTGGGACATTACACTGTTTACTACTCAAAGGTCTGTAGAAAAAATCTAGAATTGAGGATACTAATTGCCACTCATGGTGGCTGTTTTGGTAAAACATGCCTGATCTGAACTCTTTTTCCTCTTGCTGGGGCTGGGACAGTCCTCTGCAGCTGGGCGGGAGGACAGGTGCATGGATGGTGGAGGAGTGTGCTGGATTACGGAATGCTCTCCCAGTGGAGGGCCCGGTCTCTTCAGCTGACCCCCTGACATCTTCCCTGGGTAGCCTCTCTGCTgtgaacagaaaaataaaaggaTCAGTGTTGTGGCAGATGAAGACAGCCAGTGCAACTATTGCAGTGTCAGTTCGAAACATTCCTTTGCTGAAATATTGAACCAAAGCTTGCTGATAGTGGCTTTGAATGGAGTGTATCTTTCATCTGTCTGGCTGCAGCAGAAGTGACAGCCAGAACAGAGATTGTTCTATGTCTATATGGATGATGAAACATGATCATAGCCAATTAGAGAGCTCCTACCGGGTGCACCTGAGCCCACATCTCATCTCCCAGCAATGGTGGACCCCGGGGAACATGTTGCTCCTGAGGACCCCCAAACTAAAGCAGACAGTAAAGACAACACAAAAAATCATGCACCatgagtcattttttaaatctgtgaaaGCTCTGATACATAAATCTACCATGAAATAGCTTGTAGCATTGTTACTCACCTTCAGCAGTTGGTTTGGCCTGCTGGGGGGGAGATGGGGGTTGGGGGGAGGGCCACCGCTGCCTGCATAGCCTCCATTATGGAGGCGAAGTGAGTGCTCATTGGGCAGTGGCACAACAGGATGTCCTTGAGGCGGGAGGTGGGATTCATACAGCTGACCTAGTTGCTCCCATGCTCtgtggggaggtggagggtgaagatgatgatgaggaggaggcggTGGTCTCTGCTGTTCCCTCTGCAGACCTGGTAACATTGGCTGTGGGAGCTCAAGCTTCTCACCTCCACGCATGGGCCTGGACagccaaaagacacaaaagggTTAAACAAtattacaacacaaacaaacaactaaattATACCACAAGCTTATCTCATTTTCTATAAATGCTGCTGCTTTCTAAATGTAGTTCTTTCACTGTGCATTGTGTGCATGACTTACCCATTACTAAAGAATTTACTGGGATGGTTCAGTCCGCCCATAGGACCAGGAGGTAGATGGGAAAGGAGCTGGTGTTGGTTCATTCCAGGCGAACACCTGACAGGACACAGTACAGTCCAACGACAATAAGTACATTTGAGCTTTTATTTCAGTTgtgctgtaaaaacatggcaCTCAAAATTACTGAGCTGACAgatttaaggtaacaaaaaggTTAaaagtttgtgtgtatgtgttgtcaTGGCCACAGACCTGGCAGGTGGCTGCCAGGCGCGGCCGCCCACGGGAGCCCATGGTCCCCGGTTGAGTCCGTCCAGAGGGAAGGAATCCCGTGTGCCACGCCCGCCAAACTGCTCTACTGCGTGATGCATCCAGCCTGTAGATGTTAGCAATACACTCATGTAGTTTACTCACAAAACCAATGTGGACTAACGCAGCATAATGAAgtttttttgatttatttgaagCTTCTCattaaatatctcaacaaacAGTAAACAGAATCGGCCCATGTGTTACTGTTAACACAGTGCAGAGATCTTCTAAATAATATGGCAACCATGGCGGATTTGTGGTTAAAATAGCAGACTTCTCATTATGCAAAGAACACAAGGGTTCAACAGATTACTTTAAAAATCTATTGCACTACAATCACTAGTTAGCCCATCAAAATTACAGACTGTAGCTGAGACTCAGAAATGTAATTACGTTAACATTTTCTTATCTCTCCTGCAATTTATATATAGCAGTATAAGAGGTCATTTATTTGAAACTGCATGCTTTCACTTAAACATATTTCCATATGTACTGCCACACATTTCTACGAAGGGCTGGTACTGACTCTTTTAAAGGTAATATAACAGCAGTCTGTACTTTGAACACAATGTCTGTCATTAAAGGGAATTAGAGAGCTCCTACTCACCAGACTAGCTGTGTCTGTGAAGCCCTCCACTGCAGCACAGAGAGGGCCTCACTTCAACACTGAGAATATCTGTACTGTGCGACTCCTCTGTCTTTAGCACCAAGAACCCAAAAGCCTGTTagctacagagagagagagagagagagagagagagagagagagtgagagagacagagagaggggaagaacaGGAGAGCCACTATGAGAaccagggagacagagacacactgaagAGTCAATAAATGCCAGTGGGCTCTCTATTATATAGGCTAGTtggtgcgtgtatgtgtgtgagttggAGAGCCTGCCAGCAGAGATGGGAGGGTGTAAGTAGAATATAGGACAGGCGAGAGCTTACTGTGACTGCAGAGGCAACCTGAATTAAACTCATTATTCACATCTAATTCTCACAACTGAAAGTTCCTCTGATTTTGTTCTAGTTTGGATTTCCCCCAAGCAGCATCAGAATAACTTAAATTTGTTTGAAGTTTTAAATCATGATGGATGTCTTTGTCTGTGGCTGGCTGCTATGAGTCAGTTAGCCTGTAGGAGGCGCCAGTAAGCCAGTGGGTTCAGAGCAGGATTATTACTGAGGCCCAGATGGCTCAGTGGGGAGCTCACCTATGAGGACAGACCTGGGGTTACTGTAATCCTTACCATGGGCCTCCTGATAacaagagacagagggaaagacTGAGAGTGAGAGGCCTTGGTCACATGccaagtgtgtctgtgagagtgtgtgtgctgatggAAGCAATGCCAAGTGTGCAAGCTGCATGGCCGTGTCAGGCTTGTGCTGATTTAGtgcatgtgagagagagagaatagtGTGCTCTCTTAAGTggatgattgtgtgtgtgtgctgcagcactctgaagggtgtgtgtgtattaagtgTGCATGAATGTGCATGCCCGGTGGATACACTAAGGTTTAATCTCATTACGGCAGGCGtgatggagagggagaggggggcaGCAGCGACAGACGGTCTGAACAGGATGGAAGGATAGATTAAGGAGAAaagatggagatggagggaagggatggagggaggtggagtggagtggagagTAGGAACGGTGCCATGAAAACGCCCACACaccttcccacacacacacataaacacacatgcacagagacaACACAAAGGAAAGCGGTTGAGGGGAAAACACATAAAAGAAGCTGAGAGATAACTCCCTCCCTTCCCTGCTCTCTGaaacaccactctctctctctctctcactcactcacacacacacacacacacacaaaatacaaaagacaGAAGGTGTCAAGATACAAAGAAGTCCGTGTTTCAAAGTATCTCGAttcaaaaaagacaacaaaagagATCCCTGACAAAACCTGAGAGGGATGTATTTGcacttacacattcaccactGCTGTTAAAAACTAGTGTTAACAGACATATACTTGAAAATGTAACAGATAAAATCACTTAAAATCCTACTTTTTTGATCTGATAAGTGGTTGACTTTAAATTGTATTATCAAGAAACAGCATTATCCCACCTAAATGTCTGGATTACTTAACCCTTGTTGGGACAGTTTAAAGGTGACGATCATTCGGCAAGTATTTTCGATTCCAATCAGGCTGTTCAATGGCAAGAAACTTTAAACATAACCTGTGTGTACATGGCTGTTACTTTACAACCAATGCATTACACATAGCTTGTCACTTATGGCTTAAAATGtaatgataacattttgaaCTATCATGTATTATGCATTAGTTGGAGAGtaacagacatgcacacacaggttaTGATTCATTTCTCTTGCTCAGCACAGCAATCTTCCACCAGTTTTCCTAAATTAGCTCTGGTTATACGCAGTCCTTCCTCCCACCAGTTCCTCTTCTATGCCTTTCTTTCTCCCACCAACTCTGGATCGCTCTGTCTCTATTTAAAGCCCAGAAGGGGATATTTCAATCGTTGTACACTTTTAGCTTGTCAGGAGTGGTGCtatacagtgacacacacacacacacacacacacacacacacacacaca harbors:
- the kdm6ba gene encoding uncharacterized protein kdm6ba isoform X1 produces the protein MHHAVEQFGGRGTRDSFPLDGLNRGPWAPVGGRAWQPPARCSPGMNQHQLLSHLPPGPMGGLNHPSKFFSNGPMRGGEKLELPQPMLPGLQREQQRPPPPPHHHLHPPPPHRAWEQLGQLYESHLPPQGHPVVPLPNEHSLRLHNGGYAGSGGPPPNPHLPPSRPNQLLKFGGPQEQHVPRGPPLLGDEMWAQVHPQRGYPGKMSGGQLKRPGPPLGEHSVIQHTPPPSMHLSSRPAAEDCPSPSKRKKSSDQVSHPGLQRFPGQSLSQHQSSVHHLPPKAAFWNPLHKNNSTPWQPQTSDHKNLPSQEFQLRTETNKQGMGSYAQKSSPASSTPSNLSPPPNSSPGSYNQGCAPQLQKDAFQPQAVNQQSPHSSYPSPSSKLRLAPPCQAVEPRGPPNQRGPLIGGQGGSQATSNTASTPTREDRDQHPRAQSSPANPPATSNNNSSSSVPYSHFQPHPGLGHQGPPPPPPPPPASSTSVPQQLQSGPPEAWRYQSRPSSHSLESGIYRPPGLLPQRQQSHNQVVDSRVPGPSQHHHHVSPPLPPTNSTRTPVITANLPISQASCSIGGYSNSSSSTSVTMAGVSTVTTRPSAGCPVNNGSSNSSWHRGTEPVPQTSTQSVTSPTSQLDALLQPGCQRGQTATASLPRHPEPPRPQQQGPTKSRPVKGKISYYEHAEVEQPPAFSSPPSLFSSGHQRAGDSVITSRVSNPLPISPTTYCPAPHSTVSTARQPSNPALSSRQGHRSEFASTQSYSKSQICTAAPTSVPQSIEEALDKLDAELEGHMQAEERRKRDREEQERKMREEERQKKEWEMRQKQDEERKRKELEKKEEERKKRELDRQEEERRRREWERQEQERKRRQEEERSRREAERLEEERKKREWEKQEEERKKREWKRQEEERKKREWEKKERERKRREWERQEEEKKRREAERQEQERKKRELERREEEKKKQRELERKEEEKKRLAQKREEELCSTKGKEQTAIENLERLLSDNTPPPPRLSSVAAPPSGPSPPSSQASPPYPWLSRGGVLPCPPGQTPTATTPVERLRPPPLTPQTEYAREKQRQREMWSNNGGTTFSPSSTHNTSGMNQSVYPNKPPAMQAAPIQSKDPKTRERDSSQHSLPALALREPPKLYQAFPRENLPPPPLSSSSSSMTGILNKHMTGGGLERASSCGTDSAQFEEEPSEMSTLLPDGLANIMAMLDESIKKEEEMYNSEKTGSSGLDNFTPSVQPIKSYLCAPDLIPATKHQPNQEDFGSNPHASPPVLSRQGSLASPCSRTSSLNEEDEDYLKPSPNVPLNPKRSMDMGVGNTNYRHSDLAKLYGLPEQTKSEADEDDEDEDSETPSCSPPPQRPHLHQTGVNSMFKSLATVLESQKYAYRGGPFGRPPPSALVGVKYSSSLSLGPDICRQQQGNSPTSDSTNPPFSPAVPPLKSSPPPLLEDKKLKIEDTDVWRDDGDTEDRMNSIKKESISTISPIKVVKEERLLTTISESSLAELGKSCEVMLSRQSLPNKNSLDKSDGHVKMEDRHKPEKVKEHREKSRHRDKEREKDKKRKHGHSHSSSRKHEDRKEKKKHREKREELAFSSSSSSSSSSTHSSSSHKRHKDGKSHKEKKDRRILGDLNLQSKEGPGKNRSHYETDKKKRKEASGASSTNEGEHAEWTSRSSGERSPGDKKGSESSSSLGSTDFMKLKALSDGPPKELKIRLIKVESGDRETFIASEVEEKRIPLEDISIKNTASEIIRSCKGARVKGKFKESFLLPAFSVKPIMTTEEPIPREKLNPPTPSIYLESKRDAFSPVLLQFCTDPKNPVTVIRGLAGSLRLNLGLFSTKSLVEANAEQAVEVRTQVQQPADENWDPSGTGQTWPCESSRSHTTIAKYAQYQASSFQESLQEEKGSDDEDDEDEKEKKPSSSSDTPIKDSSKESSSAEQKQVGKIIKFGTNIDLSDPKRWKPQLQELQKLPAFMRVASSGNMLSHVGHTILGMNTVQLYMKVPGSRTPGHQENNNFCSVNINIGPGDCEWFSVHENYWQAISDFCEKHGVDYLTGSWWPVLEDLYNANIPVYRFIQRPGDLVWINAGTVHWVQAVGWCNNIAWNVGPLNAYQYQLALERFEWNEVKKVKSIVPMIHVSWNVARTVKITDPDTYKMVKHCMLQSMKHIQILRDQLVADGKKISYQSRVKDEPAYYCNECDVEVFNLLFVTSENNSRKTYVVHCEDCARQRSPNLTNVVVLEQYRIEELMNTYDSFSLASSSR
- the kdm6ba gene encoding uncharacterized protein kdm6ba isoform X2; this translates as MHHAVEQFGGRGTRDSFPLDGLNRGPWAPVGGRAWQPPARCSPGMNQHQLLSHLPPGPMGGLNHPSKFFSNGPMRGGEKLELPQPMLPGLQREQQRPPPPPHHHLHPPPPHRAWEQLGQLYESHLPPQGHPVVPLPNEHSLRLHNGGYAGSGGPPPNPHLPPSRPNQLLKFGGPQEQHVPRGPPLLGDEMWAQVHPRGYPGKMSGGQLKRPGPPLGEHSVIQHTPPPSMHLSSRPAAEDCPSPSKRKKSSDQVSHPGLQRFPGQSLSQHQSSVHHLPPKAAFWNPLHKNNSTPWQPQTSDHKNLPSQEFQLRTETNKQGMGSYAQKSSPASSTPSNLSPPPNSSPGSYNQGCAPQLQKDAFQPQAVNQQSPHSSYPSPSSKLRLAPPCQAVEPRGPPNQRGPLIGGQGGSQATSNTASTPTREDRDQHPRAQSSPANPPATSNNNSSSSVPYSHFQPHPGLGHQGPPPPPPPPPASSTSVPQQLQSGPPEAWRYQSRPSSHSLESGIYRPPGLLPQRQQSHNQVVDSRVPGPSQHHHHVSPPLPPTNSTRTPVITANLPISQASCSIGGYSNSSSSTSVTMAGVSTVTTRPSAGCPVNNGSSNSSWHRGTEPVPQTSTQSVTSPTSQLDALLQPGCQRGQTATASLPRHPEPPRPQQQGPTKSRPVKGKISYYEHAEVEQPPAFSSPPSLFSSGHQRAGDSVITSRVSNPLPISPTTYCPAPHSTVSTARQPSNPALSSRQGHRSEFASTQSYSKSQICTAAPTSVPQSIEEALDKLDAELEGHMQAEERRKRDREEQERKMREEERQKKEWEMRQKQDEERKRKELEKKEEERKKRELDRQEEERRRREWERQEQERKRRQEEERSRREAERLEEERKKREWEKQEEERKKREWKRQEEERKKREWEKKERERKRREWERQEEEKKRREAERQEQERKKRELERREEEKKKQRELERKEEEKKRLAQKREEELCSTKGKEQTAIENLERLLSDNTPPPPRLSSVAAPPSGPSPPSSQASPPYPWLSRGGVLPCPPGQTPTATTPVERLRPPPLTPQTEYAREKQRQREMWSNNGGTTFSPSSTHNTSGMNQSVYPNKPPAMQAAPIQSKDPKTRERDSSQHSLPALALREPPKLYQAFPRENLPPPPLSSSSSSMTGILNKHMTGGGLERASSCGTDSAQFEEEPSEMSTLLPDGLANIMAMLDESIKKEEEMYNSEKTGSSGLDNFTPSVQPIKSYLCAPDLIPATKHQPNQEDFGSNPHASPPVLSRQGSLASPCSRTSSLNEEDEDYLKPSPNVPLNPKRSMDMGVGNTNYRHSDLAKLYGLPEQTKSEADEDDEDEDSETPSCSPPPQRPHLHQTGVNSMFKSLATVLESQKYAYRGGPFGRPPPSALVGVKYSSSLSLGPDICRQQQGNSPTSDSTNPPFSPAVPPLKSSPPPLLEDKKLKIEDTDVWRDDGDTEDRMNSIKKESISTISPIKVVKEERLLTTISESSLAELGKSCEVMLSRQSLPNKNSLDKSDGHVKMEDRHKPEKVKEHREKSRHRDKEREKDKKRKHGHSHSSSRKHEDRKEKKKHREKREELAFSSSSSSSSSSTHSSSSHKRHKDGKSHKEKKDRRILGDLNLQSKEGPGKNRSHYETDKKKRKEASGASSTNEGEHAEWTSRSSGERSPGDKKGSESSSSLGSTDFMKLKALSDGPPKELKIRLIKVESGDRETFIASEVEEKRIPLEDISIKNTASEIIRSCKGARVKGKFKESFLLPAFSVKPIMTTEEPIPREKLNPPTPSIYLESKRDAFSPVLLQFCTDPKNPVTVIRGLAGSLRLNLGLFSTKSLVEANAEQAVEVRTQVQQPADENWDPSGTGQTWPCESSRSHTTIAKYAQYQASSFQESLQEEKGSDDEDDEDEKEKKPSSSSDTPIKDSSKESSSAEQKQVGKIIKFGTNIDLSDPKRWKPQLQELQKLPAFMRVASSGNMLSHVGHTILGMNTVQLYMKVPGSRTPGHQENNNFCSVNINIGPGDCEWFSVHENYWQAISDFCEKHGVDYLTGSWWPVLEDLYNANIPVYRFIQRPGDLVWINAGTVHWVQAVGWCNNIAWNVGPLNAYQYQLALERFEWNEVKKVKSIVPMIHVSWNVARTVKITDPDTYKMVKHCMLQSMKHIQILRDQLVADGKKISYQSRVKDEPAYYCNECDVEVFNLLFVTSENNSRKTYVVHCEDCARQRSPNLTNVVVLEQYRIEELMNTYDSFSLASSSR